The Malus domestica chromosome 06, GDT2T_hap1 genome has a segment encoding these proteins:
- the LOC103438108 gene encoding dihydropyrimidine dehydrogenase (NADP(+)), chloroplastic, translating into MASLSFTQIKGNNPVAEFSRRTRPELGLIRPNRVGFRVLASESKAEPNLSVTVNGLHMPNPFVIGSGPPGTNYTVMKRAFDEGWGAVIAKTVSLDAEKVKNVTPRYARLRVEGNGSAKGQIIGWQNIELISDRPLEIMLKEFKQLKEEYPDRILIASIMEEYNKAGWEELIDRVEQTGVDALEINFSCPHGMPERRMGAAVGQDCALLEEVCGWINAKATVPVWAKMTPNITDITQPARVALSSGCEGVAAINTIMSVMGINLTTLRPEPCVEGYSTPGGYSAKAVHPIALAKVMNIAKLMKSEFGDTDYSLSGIGGVESGGDAAEFILLGANTVQVCTGVMMHGYGVVKKLCSELKDFMKQHNFSSIEDFRGASLEYFTTHTDLVTRQQEAIKQRKAIRKGLQSDKDWTGDGFVKETESMVSN; encoded by the exons ATGGCGTCTTTAAGCTTTACGCAGATCAAAGGCAACAACCCAGTTGCTGAGTTTTCCAGAAGGACTCGTCCTGAGCTGGGTTTGATTCGGCCCAACCGAGTTGGGTTCAGGGTGTTGGCCTCCGAGAGCAAGGCGGAACCTAATCTTAGTGTTACTGTTAATGGGTTGCACATGCCCAACCCGTTCGTTATCGGGTCGGGTCCGCCCGGGACTAACTATACGGTGATGAAGAGGGCCTTTGATGAAGGCTGGGGTGCTGTGATTGCCAAAACT GTATCACTAGATGCAGAAAAGGTAAAAAATGTCACTCCTCGATATGCTCGGCTACGAGTAGAAGGAAATGGCTCTGCCAAAGGGCAAATTATTGGGTGGCAGAACATAGAACTGATCAGTGATCGACCTCTTGAAATTATGTTGAAAGAATTTAAGCAACTAAAAGAAGAGTATCCAGATAGGATTCTGATTGCTTCAATTATGGAGGAATACAATAAAGCTGGCTGGGAGGAACTTATTGACCGTGTTGAGCAAACTGGAGTT GATGCCCTTGAAATCAATTTTTCTTGTCCTCATGGTATGCCAGAGCGCAGGATGGGTGCTGCGGTTGGTCAAGACTGTGCACTTCTGGAAGAAGTCTGTGGCTGGATCAATGCCAAAGCCACAGTTCCTGTTTGGGCAAAGATGACTCCTAACATTACTGACATCACACAG CCAGCTCGAGTGGCTCTGAGCTCAGGATGTGAGGGCGTGGCAGCTATTAATACCATCATGAGTGTAATGGGGATCAATCTAACTACCTTACGGCCTGAGCCTTGTGTGGAGGG ATACTCAACTCCTGGGGGCTATTCGGCTAAAGCAGTTCATCCGATTGCATTGGCAAAAGTGATGAACATAGCAAAATTAATGAAATCAGAGTTTGGTGATACAGATTACTCGCTTTCTGGTATTGGGGGTGTTGAGTCAGGTGGCGATGCTGCTGAGTTCATTCTTCTTGGAGCAAATACTGTTCAG GTCTGCACCGGGGTCATGATGCACGGATATGGTGTTGTGAAGAAACTTTGTTCCGAGCTGAAGGATTTTATGAAACAGCACAATTTCTCATCCATTGAAGATTTCAGGGG GGCTTCTCTCGAATACTTTACAACACATACAGATTTAGTAACAAGACAACAGGAAGCAATCAAACAGAGGAAAGCCATCCGGAAAGGATTGCAATCTGATAAAGACTGGACAGGAGACGGTTTCGTGAAAGAGACCGAGAGCATGGTTTCCAACTAA
- the LOC103438109 gene encoding homeobox protein knotted-1-like 1 — translation MEDDLSSSSQKEKEKEANIEDHEILKKKISTHPLYGLLVENHLDCLKVSGINGELEENDGCRDIKQLDYNCKANLGVLGHSDLDHFMEAYCLALGKLKAAMEEPQQKSMEFITNMQVQLEDLTNNSHLPDQPAPASLSGES, via the exons ATGGAAGATGATTTGAGTAGTTCTagtcaaaaggagaaggaaaaagaagcaAATATTGAAGATCATGAGATTCTCAAAAAGAAAATCTCTACTCATCCTTTATATGGTTTGTTGGTTGAAAATCACTTGGACTGCTTgaag gtTAGTGGAATCAACGGTGAACTAGAGGAAAATGATGGCTGCAGAGATATAAAACAGCTTGACTACAACTGCAAAGCAAATTTAGGCGTGCTTGGACATTCTGACCTCGATCACTTCATG GAAGCATATTGCTTGGCACTTGGGAAGCTGAAAGCAGCAATGGAGGAACCTCAGCAGAAGTCCATGGAGTTCATAACTAACATGCAGGTGCAACTTGAGGATCTCACAAACAACTCCCATCTGCCTGATCAACCTGCACCCGCCTCACTTTCTG GTGAAAGCTAG
- the LOC103438110 gene encoding mitogen-activated protein kinase kinase 9-like yields MKGFSFHFISSQYNSPLRTPPTQPPQIQMALIRERRQLNLRLPLPDLSERRPRFSLPLPPTAPTTAVTTNTSSCAAISAADLERLEVLGHGNGGTVYKVRHKRTSANYAYKLVQGDSDLTVRRQLFREMEILRRTDSPYVVHCHAIFEQPSGDIGILMEYMDSGTLETLLKSNGTFSELKLAYVARQVLNGLNYLHTHKIIHRDIKPTNLLVNCLMEVKIADFGVSKIMCRTLDACNSYVGTCAYMSPERFDPDTYGGNYNGYASDIWSLGLTLMELYMGHFPFLPPGQRPDWATLMCAICFGEPPTLPEGVSEEFRSFMECCLQKESGKRWSAAQLLTHPFVCKDTVRI; encoded by the coding sequence ATGAAAGGGTTCtcctttcatttcatttcatctcAATACAACTCTCCACTCCGCACTCCACCAACACAACCACCGCAAATCCAAATGGCTCTCATCCGTGAACGCCGCCAGCTCAACCTTCGCCTCCCCCTGCCCGACCTCTCCGAGCGCCGCCCCCgtttctctctccccctccctcCCACCGCCCCCACCACCGCCGTCACCACCAACACCTCCTCCTGTGCCGCTATCTCCGCTGCTGACCTCGAGAGACTCGAAGTCCTCGGCCATGGAAACGGCGGCACCGTCTACAAGGTCCGCCACAAGCGGACTTCAGCCAACTACGCTTACAAACTCGTCCAAGGTGACTCCGACCTCACTGTCCGCCGTCAGCTCTTCCGCGAGATGGAAATCCTCCGCCGCACAGACTCTCCCTACGTCGTCCACTGCCACGCAATCTTCGAACAGCCCTCCGGTGACATCGGGATTCTCATGGAGTACATGGACTCCGGCACCCTCGAGACCTTGCTTAAATCCAATGGCACCTTCTCCGAGCTAAAACTTGCCTACGTGGCGCGGCAAGTTCTTAACGGCCTCAACTACCTCCACACCCACAAAATCATCCACCGCGACATCAAACCAACAAATCTTCTAGTAAACTGTCTCATGGAAGTAAAAATCGCCGACTTCGGAGTGAGCAAGATCATGTGCCGAACTTTGGACGCCTGCAACTCCTACGTCGGAACTTGCGCTTACATGAGCCCGGAGAGATTCGACCCGGATACTTACGGCGGCAATTACAACGGCTACGCCAGTGACATATGGAGTTTGGGGCTGACCCTGATGGAGCTCTACATGGGTCACTTCCCGTTCTTGCCTCCAGGTCAGAGACCAGACTGGGCCACCCTCATGTGCGCCATATGTTTTGGAGAGCCACCCACCTTGCCGGAGGGGGTGTCCGAGGAGTTTCGGAGCTTCATGGAGTGTTGCTTGCAGAAGGAGTCTGGCAAGAGGTGGTCCGCCGCTCAGCTTCTGACCCATCCGTTCGTCTGTAAAGATACCGTGAGGATATGA